AATTATCTACCGCTTGTGGTGTCCCTTGTGATGTTAGTGTTTTTGCTTGGTTAAAATCAAAGAAAGAAGGATATCCATGAATAGTAGAAGTCACAGTATTTACATCGTAATTAATACTTTCTTCTCCTACAAGAGCTGTCAAATGATGATTTTCACCCATTATTTTTTTGAAATCATAATTCAACGTATTTGCATTTCTAAAACGTCTTTCTTTACCATCTGTAATAATCATAGCTGGCTTGCCTTGTAAAGTACTAGCTGGAGCGTTAGCCACATAGTAAGTACTACGTCCATAATAACGATAATCTAAACTGTTGTAATTATCTAGACCTAAATCTACTTTCAATTTTAAATTATCTACAAGTTCCCATCCAAAACTTCCCAACATATTAAAGTTCTTACGGAACTGCTGACGATTATTATCCGAAATAGATCTTAAAGGATTGATCAATACATCTGTTCCATCTCCAGAAACATCATCAGAAGTTAAACCTGAAACAGGAATTGGTGCATACCCCACAATAGTACGCATACGTGAATCTGATGAAGATTTTTCATTTTGCTCATTTACACCTCCACCATCAATCTCAGTATCAGAATAACGCACTGTAAAACCAACATCAATTTTATCACTTACTTTACTTTTTAAAGCCAAAGCAAGGTTGTTTCTTTTGTAATTTGAACCTAGCATAATTGCCTTTTCATCGAAATGAGCGTAATTGAAGTTATAATTTAACTTATCTGTTCCGCCTCTGATTCCTAAATCACGGCTTTGTACCTCTCCTGTACGTCCAAAAATCTGCTTTTGCCAATCATTTCCTTTTACCCCCTTGTACATATCTTGATCCTGCCAATTTCCAAAGTATTTAGTGTAAGAAGCTGGATCCGAAGCCACTTTTGTTCCAGTTTGAGAAAGCAATGCATATTCGTACTGCCATTTAGTGTAATCTTCAGGAGATAAAACATCGATTTCATTAGCCATAGTTTTCATACCGTAGAACATATTGAAATTCACTGCTATTTTCCCGTCTTTTCCACTTTTTGTTGTAATCAAAATTACCCCGTTTGCACCACGAGATCCATAGATGGCAGTTGAAGCTGCGTCTTTTAAAACGGTCATTGTCTCAATATCAGATGAAGAAATGTCATTCATGTTATTGATAGGAAATCCATCCACAATAATTAAAGGCGATGCATCTTGAGTAAGTGAACCACCTCCACGAACTCTAATTCTAATATCCGCATCTGGAGATCCCTCTGCAGAAGTAACCTGAACACCCGCAATTCTACCTGTTAAAGCTTCTGCAACATTTGCCACTGGGACTTTTTTCAAGTCGTTACCAGAAATAGTAGATACTGCTCCAGTTAAGTCAGATTTTTTAGATGTACCATATCCAATAACAACAACCTCATTTAAGTTGTTGGAATCTTCGAGCATCGTAGCATTTACTTTTGCTTTTCCCTCTGTCGCTACATCAATGCTTTTAAAACCAATAAACGAAAAACTTAAGACAGCTTTCGGATTGGTTAATTTTATTTTAAAGTGGCCGTCAAAGTCAGTAGAGGTTCCGTTCTTAGTTCCTTTCTCCAAGACATTTACTCCTGGCAGAGAAAGTCCTGCAGCATCTTTCACGGTTCCCTCTATAGTTGTGCCCTGTGCATGCATTTGACTGCCGATCAATAAGCACAGTAAGAAAACAAGTTTAAAGCAAAAATTTGCTCCTTTGTTTAATAGTTCTTTAAAGTTCATGGTTGATTGTTTAAGTTGTTAATTTTTTTTCGTTTTGGTTTAAGTGGTTTTTTGTGGTTACTTCAATTCATTTTTGCAATTATTAATAGGTCTGTTTTTTATTCAAAATTTTCTTATTTCTTAAATAACAGTGTTAATCTCTGTTACTTTATATGTTGTGTCACTTAATCGTTTTCGAACAACAAAAAATAAGTTGTAATCGATTACACAAACATAGATATTTTTTTGAAACGAAAAATAAATTCTCATAAAAATTTGCTAAAAAAAATTACATATTGAAAATTTTATTGCTTTTTTATGTGAGATATATAATTTATCTTAACTTAAAATATTAAAAATATTATTACTAATCGTTCATTTGATTCTCTTTTTATAAAAAAAACAATCGATTACATGAATATTAATTACGAAATTATTAGGTGTTATTTTTACACTTAAAAAGTTAAAAAGATGCTAAAAAAATTTGAGGCCAGAAGAAAATTATGCTGATTTTTAAAGTGTATTTTCCGATAAAGTAGAGAAAAAATAGAATAATTAGAAACAAAAAATCATTTCTGGACATAAAAAAAGCCCTTAAACAAAAGTTAAGGGCTTAAAAAAGGAGTGAAAATATTTTTAAATGTGCTGTACCGCAACTTGTTTACGATGTAACTTCATCAATATGAATGTAATAATCATTCCGATAATTGACATAGCGACGCCAATTAAATTAGGTGATGAGTAACTAAAGCCCGCTGCCAAAGGTAATCCTCCAAGAAAGGCTCCTAAAGCATTACCTATATTAAAGCTTCCTTGAAGTGATGCTGAAGCAATCATCTCTGCTCCTTTTGCCGTACGAATCATCAGCATCTGGATTGGTGCTATGACAGAGAAAGAAATAGCTCCCGTTAAGAATGTCAAAAATAAAGACACATATTGATTAAAAGAGAAGAAATAAACCAAAACTAAATCGGCCGACATTACTAGCAATAAAGCTAATGTAGTTGGAGCCGGCGAAAATCGGTCTGCCAGTTTTCCTCCTGCGAAATTTCCAACAACCATTCCTAATCCTGCTAAAATTAAGATATACGAAACATCTTCTGGCGAAAACTTAGAAACATTAATTAATAAAGGAGCAATATAACTGATCCAAGCAAACAAACCTCCAAAACCAATTGCCGTAATTCCGATAATCAGCCAGGCTTCTGTTTTCTTAAAGAATTGAAGTTGTGTTTTCATATTGACACTTTCTCCTTTTTCCAGATTTGGCATCCACATATAAATTGCTAGAAACGTTAATAATCCCACAAAAGCAATTAACACAAAAGTATAACGCCAAATAAAATGATGACCTATATAAGTTCCGATAGGTACGCCTATTAAGTTCGCAATAGTTAATCCGGCAAACATAATAGAAATAGCCTGCGCTTCTTTTCCTTTATCTGCCAAACGGCTTGCGACTACCGCTCCCACTCCAAAGAATGCTCCATGTGGCAAACCAGAAAGAAAACGAGATGCAAATAAAACATTATAATCAGGAGCAATAATTGACAATGCATTAAAAACAGCTAACATTAATGCTAAAATCAAAAGCATTTTTTTAGGCGCATAATTTCTTCCTGCGATTACCAATAAAGGTGCTCCAATAACAACTCCAAGTGCATAAGAAGATATTAAATACCCGGCAACAGGAATGGAAACTTTCATATCTGAGGCAATATCAGGCAAAAGGCCCATCATTACAAATTCTGTAATTCCAATAGTTAACCCTCCTAAAGAGAGTGCAATAAGACTTTTCTTCATTTGATTAATAAGTAGAAAGGAATAGATTTCTACGTTGCAAATTTAACACTGTTAGCTTAATCAAAAATTGTATATTTGTGATATAAAATTGTATATTTAAGTTATGCCTAAATTAAATCAGTTTAAAACACTAGTATTGGATGAATTTGAGGAAGAAAAATTTCATCTTCCGCCACATACTCATACTTATTACGAAATTATTTATATCAAAAAAGGAAGCGGAGTTCATCATTTAAACCATAATCTCCTTCCTTATAAAGCTGGAGATTTGTTTGTGATTTCTCCAGACGACGAACATTATTTTGATATCAAGAAAAGTACAGGATTCATTTTCATTAAATTCACTGATAATTATTTCAACTCTAAACAGAATCTTACCTGCGATGAATTTTTGGTCAATACTCCCGAAAGTTTCATGAGAGATAAAATTTTAAAAGAAACCGTTTTAAAGTTTGATGAACCTTGTAAAACTATTCTAAAAAACACTGTTGAAAATATTGTTACTTACGACAAATACATAGATGTAACTAATTCTCCAATTGTTTTCTATCAGATTCTTTCGATTTTTGGTTTAATTAAGGAAACCATTCGAGGCATGAATCTTCAGATGAAATCGACACATTTGGATAATGAACAAATTGCTAATTATATTCATCAGAATATTTATCAGCCAAAATTAGTTCAAATTAAAATTATTGCAGCGCATTTTAATATCGCACAAACTTATTTCAGTGCCTATTTCAAAAGGACTTTTGGTGTTAGTTATCGGGAATACATTCATAATTTAAGAACAACTTTAATAGAGAAAAGGTTTCATAACAATCAATTACCGATTAAGCAGATTGCGTATGAATTTGGTTTTACTGACGAGAGTCATTTGACGAATTATTTCAAGAAACGTAAAAACATGAAACCAAGCGATTTCAAAAAACTCTAGTTAGCGAAATCTTAAATAATGATTTGCTCGAAGTTTTTTAACTAAATTTGTACTTCTAAAAACAATTTCTTTGAAAAAGAAAATCCATATAATACTGCTTTTTATAACACTTAGTTTCTTTTTGAATCCAAGTTATACTTATGCATGTAATATGGGACATCATAAAGAAATTACTTCGAAAGAAGAAAACAGCTGTTCTAAAAAATGCTGTGAAAAGAAAACTTCAAAACAAGAAAAACACAATTGTGACGGAAAGTGCCGTCATTCGGGCTGTACAACTTCTGCATTACAATTTGTTATTTTGACTTCAAACGATTTTGATTTGCAAAATGATGTTTTCAATTTTTCTTTAAAAAACAAAATTTCATCTTATAGGAATTCAACTATTTCTTCTGGATTTACTTCTATTTGGCTGAAGCCGAAAATATAATTATTGCATTTAGTACAGCCCATATTGGGTCTTTTTGAAATCAACTTTTTTAATTAATTTTAAAGGAAATTAATCCTTTACCAAATATTATATACAATGAAAAAATCAATCATAGCTTTAGCAACAGCATTTACAGTATTTTTTAGCGCAAATACTATTCAGGCAAAAAACAATAATTCTGAATTGACAGCAATTGAAATCGCCGATTCTCAATTACAATCGGTTTACGATGCTTACTTTACTGTAAAAGATGCACTTATAAAAAGTGACAGCAAATTGACTTCGGCGAAAGCCAAAGATTTACTGAGTGCCATCACAGCTGTAAAAATGGATAAATTAAAAAGCAACGAACATACCGTTTGGATGAAAGTAGTTAAAAAATTAACCGCTGATGCTAAAAGTATTTCGACTTCTTCAGATCTTAAAAAACAACGTGAGACTTTTAAATCATTATCGAAAGGAACTTACGATTTGATAAAAGTTTCAAGTCCAACTGAACCAATCTACAAACAATATTGCCCTATGGCTGATGCCGATTGGTTAAGCAAAGAAAAAGCAGTTAAAAATCCGTATTACGGTTCTTCGATGCTGACTTGCGGAAATGTAGTTGAAACTATAAAATAAATATGAAGCTTTACATCAAAAACATGGTGTGCAGCCGATGCAAAATGGTTGTGAAGTCTGAGTTCGAAAAACTCGGACTTCAAACTATTGCTGTTGAATTAGGTGAAGTTGAGTTACAAAACGAAATCAATGATTCGCAAAAAGAGGTTTTATTAGAAAATCTTCAAGCTTTAGGTTTTGATTTAATCGATGATAAAAAAACAAAAACCGTCGAGAAAATAAAAAACCTGATTGTCGATTTGGTTCATCATAAAAACAATGATTTAAAAATCAACCTATCAGAATATCTGGCAGAAAACCTCAACCAGGATTATAATTCGTTAAGCAATTTATTTTCTGAAATCGAAAACACAACTATCGAAAAGTATTTTATCAGCCAGAAAATCGAAAAAGTAAAGGAATTACTAATTTATAATGAGCTTTCGTTAAGTGAAATTGCTGATATTCTTAATTACAGCAACGTAGCACATTTAAGCAATCAATTCAAAAAAATTACGGGCTACACTCCTACTTCATTCAAACAATTGAAAGATAATAAACGTATTCAAATCGAGAATTTGTAGTTATTTATTTAACCGCTAAGAGCGCTAAGATTTACGCAATCCCGATAGCTATCGGGAGCAAAGTTTTTTAGCCACAGATTATAAGGATTAAAGGGATTTTAAAAATCTGTGTTAATCTTTTTAATCTGTGGCTAACCTTTTATAGCTGTATAGTTTGTATAATTATATACACAAAGCTTTGCGAACTTTTTTTAATCTCAAAACAGAAAAAAAACTTAGCGTGCTTTGCGTAAATCTTAGCGCTCTTTGCGGTTAAAAAACACCATTTAGTAAATCTTACAAATCATTCTCAAAATTATACAAATCGTTGTAAATTGTACTTCGGAAATTTGCATTGTAATACTTAAAAACCAATACAATGACTCATCAATATATAATTTCAGGAATGTCGTGCAACGGATGCCGAACCAAAGTCGAAAAAACTTTGAATGAAGTCGAAGGCGTTCAGGCAGAAGTTACTTTGAATCCTCCAACGGCAACCATCACAATGGACAAGCATGTTCCGACAGAAAAATTTCAAGAGGTTTTGTCTGCTGCAGGAAATTATACCATTGAAATGGATTCTCCTAAAAACCATTCTGAAACTGCGGTTAAATCATGCTGTTCAGGTCATAAAAAAGAGCATCATGACCAACATAAATCAGAAACAAAAAAAATGCATCAGCAGAGTGCAAATGGCGTTTATTATTGTCCAATGCATTGCGAAGGCGACAAAACATATAATAAACCTGGAGACTGCCCAGTTTGCGGAATGGATTTAGTACCACAAGTTGCAATTACAGCAACACAATTTACTTGTCCTATGCATCCTGAAATTGTTTCAAACGAACCGGGCGATTGTCCGATTTGCGGAATGGATCTGGTTCCAATGCAGGCTTCTGAAAGTGAGGAAAACAAAACCTATTCTGATTTATTGAAGAAAATGAAAATAGCGATTTTGTTTACGCTTCCAATTTTCATTATCTCAATGTCAGAAATGATTCCAAATAATCCACTCTATAATATAATGTCAATTGAAAAATGGAATTGGGTACAGCTTTTATTTTCAATTCCTGTTTTGTTTTATGCGGGTTGGATGTTTTTTGTTCGCGCTTACAAATCGATTATGACTTGGAATTTAAACATGTTTACTTTAATTGGAATTGGGACAAGCGTAGCATTCTTATTTAGTATTATCGGAATGTTTTTTCCTGATATTTTCCCAACCGAATTCAAATCGCATCACGGAACAATTCATTTGTATTTTGAAGCCGCAACCGTAATTATCACATTAGTTTTATTAGGACAATTATTGGAAGCGAAAGCACACGGACAAACCAATGGCGCGATAAAAGAATTATTGAAATTAGCTCCAACCGAAGCCACTTTAGTAGAAAAAGGAATTGACAAAGTAATCTCCATTCACAATATCAAAAAAGATGATTTATTACGCGTAAAACCGGGAGAAAAAATTCCCGTTGATGGAAAAATCTATTTTGGAGAAAGCAGTATCGACGAATCGATGATTACAGGAGAACCAATTCCTGTAGATAAAAAAGTGGGAGATTCTGTAATATCAGGAACTATAAATGGTACAAAATCTTTTGTGATGATTGCTGAAAAAGTGGGTTCAGAAACGATGCTTTCGCAGATTATCCAAATGGTAAATGATGCCAGCAGATCTCGTGCTCCAATCCAGAAATTAGCCGATAGAGTTTCTAAATATTTTGTGCCGACAGTAGTTATTATTTCAATTATAACCTTTTTTGTCTGGGCAAAATTTGGCCCGGAACCCGCTTACGTTTACGGATTAATTAATGCGATTGCCGTTTTAATTATTGCTTGTCCGTGCGCACTTGGATTGGCAACTCCAATGTCGGTTATGGTTGGAGTTGGGAAAGGAGCACAAAACGGAATCCTGATTAAAAATGCCGAAGCGCTGGAAAACATGAATAAAATTGATGTTTTGATCACCGATAAAACAGGAACAATTACCGAAGGAAAACCATCTGTTGAAAAAATAGTTGCAATCCATAATAATGAAGATTTTCTGCTTCAAAACATTGCTTCGTTAAATCAGCATAGCGAACATCCTTTGGCGCAGGCCGTAGTCAATTTCGCGAAAGCAAAAGATAGTTCATTCAAAGAAGTTCAAGGTTTTGAGACTATTGCCGGAAAAGGTGTTTTAGGAACTATCGAAAACAAAAAAGTTGCTTTAGGAAACAAAAAATTAATGGATGAAATTGGTGCCACTATTTCTTCTGACTTAGAACAAAAAGTTACTGCAGAACAAAATCTGGGAAAAACTATTTCTTATATAGCTATTGAAAAAGAAGTTTTAGGTTATGTTGCCATTACCGATGCCATCAAAGAAAACAGTGCGAAAGCGATTAAAGAATTAATTGCTCAGGGCGTTGAGGTTATTATGATGACTGGAGATAATCATAACACTGCAAAAGCAGTTGCCAATCATTTACAGTTGAGCTCTTTTAAAGCCGATTGTCTTCCGGAAGATAAACTGAAAGAAATTGAACGTCTGCAATCTCAAGGAAAAATCGTTGCTATGGCGGGTGACGGAATCAACGACGCTCCTGCTT
This portion of the Flavobacterium panacagri genome encodes:
- a CDS encoding helix-turn-helix domain-containing protein, producing MKLYIKNMVCSRCKMVVKSEFEKLGLQTIAVELGEVELQNEINDSQKEVLLENLQALGFDLIDDKKTKTVEKIKNLIVDLVHHKNNDLKINLSEYLAENLNQDYNSLSNLFSEIENTTIEKYFISQKIEKVKELLIYNELSLSEIADILNYSNVAHLSNQFKKITGYTPTSFKQLKDNKRIQIENL
- a CDS encoding MFS transporter, whose translation is MKKSLIALSLGGLTIGITEFVMMGLLPDIASDMKVSIPVAGYLISSYALGVVIGAPLLVIAGRNYAPKKMLLILALMLAVFNALSIIAPDYNVLFASRFLSGLPHGAFFGVGAVVASRLADKGKEAQAISIMFAGLTIANLIGVPIGTYIGHHFIWRYTFVLIAFVGLLTFLAIYMWMPNLEKGESVNMKTQLQFFKKTEAWLIIGITAIGFGGLFAWISYIAPLLINVSKFSPEDVSYILILAGLGMVVGNFAGGKLADRFSPAPTTLALLLVMSADLVLVYFFSFNQYVSLFLTFLTGAISFSVIAPIQMLMIRTAKGAEMIASASLQGSFNIGNALGAFLGGLPLAAGFSYSSPNLIGVAMSIIGMIITFILMKLHRKQVAVQHI
- a CDS encoding heavy metal translocating P-type ATPase; amino-acid sequence: MTHQYIISGMSCNGCRTKVEKTLNEVEGVQAEVTLNPPTATITMDKHVPTEKFQEVLSAAGNYTIEMDSPKNHSETAVKSCCSGHKKEHHDQHKSETKKMHQQSANGVYYCPMHCEGDKTYNKPGDCPVCGMDLVPQVAITATQFTCPMHPEIVSNEPGDCPICGMDLVPMQASESEENKTYSDLLKKMKIAILFTLPIFIISMSEMIPNNPLYNIMSIEKWNWVQLLFSIPVLFYAGWMFFVRAYKSIMTWNLNMFTLIGIGTSVAFLFSIIGMFFPDIFPTEFKSHHGTIHLYFEAATVIITLVLLGQLLEAKAHGQTNGAIKELLKLAPTEATLVEKGIDKVISIHNIKKDDLLRVKPGEKIPVDGKIYFGESSIDESMITGEPIPVDKKVGDSVISGTINGTKSFVMIAEKVGSETMLSQIIQMVNDASRSRAPIQKLADRVSKYFVPTVVIISIITFFVWAKFGPEPAYVYGLINAIAVLIIACPCALGLATPMSVMVGVGKGAQNGILIKNAEALENMNKIDVLITDKTGTITEGKPSVEKIVAIHNNEDFLLQNIASLNQHSEHPLAQAVVNFAKAKDSSFKEVQGFETIAGKGVLGTIENKKVALGNKKLMDEIGATISSDLEQKVTAEQNLGKTISYIAIEKEVLGYVAITDAIKENSAKAIKELIAQGVEVIMMTGDNHNTAKAVANHLQLSSFKADCLPEDKLKEIERLQSQGKIVAMAGDGINDAPALAQSNIGIAMGTGTDVAIESAKITLVKGDLNGIVKAKNLSHAVMSNIKQNLFFAFIYNTLGVPIAAGILYPFLGILLSPMLAAVAMSLSSVSVIVNALRLRNLKL
- a CDS encoding DUF3347 domain-containing protein — its product is MKKSIIALATAFTVFFSANTIQAKNNNSELTAIEIADSQLQSVYDAYFTVKDALIKSDSKLTSAKAKDLLSAITAVKMDKLKSNEHTVWMKVVKKLTADAKSISTSSDLKKQRETFKSLSKGTYDLIKVSSPTEPIYKQYCPMADADWLSKEKAVKNPYYGSSMLTCGNVVETIK
- a CDS encoding AraC family transcriptional regulator, translating into MPKLNQFKTLVLDEFEEEKFHLPPHTHTYYEIIYIKKGSGVHHLNHNLLPYKAGDLFVISPDDEHYFDIKKSTGFIFIKFTDNYFNSKQNLTCDEFLVNTPESFMRDKILKETVLKFDEPCKTILKNTVENIVTYDKYIDVTNSPIVFYQILSIFGLIKETIRGMNLQMKSTHLDNEQIANYIHQNIYQPKLVQIKIIAAHFNIAQTYFSAYFKRTFGVSYREYIHNLRTTLIEKRFHNNQLPIKQIAYEFGFTDESHLTNYFKKRKNMKPSDFKKL
- a CDS encoding SusC/RagA family TonB-linked outer membrane protein, with the protein product MNFKELLNKGANFCFKLVFLLCLLIGSQMHAQGTTIEGTVKDAAGLSLPGVNVLEKGTKNGTSTDFDGHFKIKLTNPKAVLSFSFIGFKSIDVATEGKAKVNATMLEDSNNLNEVVVIGYGTSKKSDLTGAVSTISGNDLKKVPVANVAEALTGRIAGVQVTSAEGSPDADIRIRVRGGGSLTQDASPLIIVDGFPINNMNDISSSDIETMTVLKDAASTAIYGSRGANGVILITTKSGKDGKIAVNFNMFYGMKTMANEIDVLSPEDYTKWQYEYALLSQTGTKVASDPASYTKYFGNWQDQDMYKGVKGNDWQKQIFGRTGEVQSRDLGIRGGTDKLNYNFNYAHFDEKAIMLGSNYKRNNLALALKSKVSDKIDVGFTVRYSDTEIDGGGVNEQNEKSSSDSRMRTIVGYAPIPVSGLTSDDVSGDGTDVLINPLRSISDNNRQQFRKNFNMLGSFGWELVDNLKLKVDLGLDNYNSLDYRYYGRSTYYVANAPASTLQGKPAMIITDGKERRFRNANTLNYDFKKIMGENHHLTALVGEESINYDVNTVTSTIHGYPSFFDFNQAKTLTSQGTPQAVDNYYNPDDRLLSFFGRANYDYKNRYILSATFRADGSSKFLSQNRWGYFPAFAAGWKISEERFLKNKNWIDLLKIRASYGEAGNNNIPVGQQTQIFQSIPTTWINGVTSVWAIPKTMPNPDLKWETTVTQNVGLDFGFFKNRLSGNFDVYKNITSDLLINFPVPGSGYEYQYRNMGETQNTGFEATINVVAIEKAKYGLNFSFNMGINKNRINSLGVMNNFGQATGWASSQIGDDYLIAVGSSLGTMYGYKNDGRYEVSDFDYVGGKYVLKAGVIPTATTLVGDGSGLKPGDMKLKDVNGDGKVDLNDKTVIGNYNPKSTGGFVINGNAYGFDLMAAFNWSIGNDVYNADKIEFSTASASGQYKNLNSTMADGKRWTNLDPVSGQLVTDPDQLAALNANTTMWSPYMRTAIFTDWAVEDASFLRLNTLTLGYTAPQMFTSKLGVSKLRFYMTASNVFVWTNYSGSDPEVSTKRKNPLTPGVDSSPYPRSRQMVFGMNLNF